The proteins below are encoded in one region of Candidatus Berkelbacteria bacterium:
- a CDS encoding 30S ribosomal protein S18, which produces MPRISQRSCAFCKKKIDWIDYKDAGLLRRYLGTWSKLKSAKDTSTCARHQRRLAEAVKRARYLAILPYTTR; this is translated from the coding sequence ATGCCTCGAATTTCCCAGCGCAGTTGCGCATTTTGCAAAAAGAAAATTGACTGGATCGATTACAAAGATGCTGGCCTTCTGCGCCGTTATTTGGGCACTTGGAGTAAACTCAAATCAGCTAAAGACACCAGCACTTGCGCTCGCCATCAGCGGCGGTTAGCGGAGGCAGTTAAACGTGCCCGCTACCTAGCAATTTTGCCCTACACAACGCGGTAA
- a CDS encoding single-stranded DNA-binding protein yields the protein MADFNQAIVLGNLTRDPELRSTTSGQSVASFSVATNRRWTSKDGQQQEEAEFHNIVAWAKLAEICSQILHKGRKVLVVGRLRTRSWEGQDGVKRFTTEIIADQISALGPSSRGSEESEPSGGVKLEMPKPNKKGSPQTAPVTAPDEINLDDIPF from the coding sequence ATGGCCGATTTTAATCAAGCAATCGTTCTCGGAAACCTGACGCGCGATCCAGAACTGCGTTCAACAACATCGGGTCAGTCCGTGGCGAGTTTTAGCGTAGCGACTAATCGCCGCTGGACAAGCAAAGATGGCCAACAACAAGAAGAAGCGGAGTTTCATAATATTGTTGCCTGGGCCAAGCTTGCTGAAATTTGTAGCCAAATTTTGCACAAAGGGCGCAAAGTCTTAGTGGTCGGCCGACTCCGCACTCGCTCCTGGGAAGGACAAGACGGTGTGAAGCGTTTCACAACTGAAATCATTGCCGATCAGATCAGCGCGCTTGGCCCGAGCAGTCGCGGTAGCGAGGAAAGCGAGCCATCGGGTGGGGTTAAGCTTGAAATGCCTAAACCGAATAAAAAGGGCAGTCCTCAAACCGCACCGGTCACTGCCCCAGATGAAATCAACCTCGACGATATTCCATTTTAG
- the rpsF gene encoding 30S ribosomal protein S6, translated as MHQYEITVITRDETNAGVANLIQELKGHITAERALGRRQFTYPMHKETAGYYTALRFTLEPDQLEILDRRLRLMNELLRYLIVTAPATSMITADLKIEGLQEAKDLEQPEQATAKTPTPESEANTREREQKLQEQLDKLLANDQDQIKAQ; from the coding sequence ATGCATCAATATGAAATTACGGTTATCACTCGCGACGAGACCAATGCAGGTGTCGCGAATCTGATTCAAGAATTGAAAGGCCATATCACTGCCGAGCGCGCTCTGGGTCGCCGACAATTCACCTACCCAATGCACAAAGAAACCGCCGGTTATTACACCGCCTTACGCTTTACTCTCGAGCCTGATCAACTCGAAATCCTCGACCGTCGCCTGCGTCTTATGAATGAACTTCTCCGGTATTTAATCGTGACCGCGCCAGCAACCTCGATGATTACAGCCGACTTGAAGATCGAAGGTTTGCAGGAAGCAAAGGATTTGGAACAACCCGAGCAAGCAACTGCCAAAACTCCGACTCCAGAAAGCGAAGCCAACACGCGCGAGCGTGAACAAAAGCTCCAAGAACAACTTGATAAACTCCTCGCCAACGATCAAGACCAAATAAAAGCTCAATAA
- the ychF gene encoding redox-regulated ATPase YchF, which yields MSLTIGIVGPPNVGKSTLFNALTKKQNAQASNFPFTTINPNIGIVDLPDNRLQKLAELVQPTRIVPATVTFVDIAGLVAGAHQGEGLGNKFLANIRDVDAIALVVRDFTDPDVVHVTGVVDPLEDIHILQTELALKDLETLEHALANLEGKIKARDPEATTLQSLLKRIKTEVEQGRGVRSIPLSQAESARLKSFRLLTAKAMLCVLNVSETKLDKTGERIKELIEAEPSLFASTPLVPISAKIEAELSTLNENEQIEYLASLGFKERGLDRLIREAFALLGLITYFTAGPKEVRAWTIQRDATAPQAAGVIHTDFERGFIKAEVISCADFLTYHGKDGAQSAGKLRQEGRDYVVADGDVIEFRFNV from the coding sequence ATGTCACTCACGATTGGGATTGTTGGACCCCCTAACGTTGGTAAATCAACGCTTTTTAACGCGCTCACGAAAAAACAGAACGCGCAAGCAAGTAATTTTCCTTTTACCACGATCAATCCAAACATCGGGATTGTGGATTTGCCCGATAATCGACTCCAAAAACTTGCCGAGCTTGTTCAGCCAACGCGAATTGTGCCAGCAACGGTGACTTTTGTGGACATTGCCGGACTCGTTGCCGGCGCTCATCAAGGCGAAGGTTTGGGCAATAAATTTCTGGCCAATATCCGCGACGTTGATGCGATTGCTCTCGTGGTGCGGGATTTTACCGATCCAGACGTTGTGCATGTGACAGGTGTCGTCGACCCGCTTGAAGACATTCACATTCTTCAAACCGAATTGGCGCTCAAAGATTTGGAGACTCTTGAACACGCTCTCGCGAATCTGGAAGGGAAGATTAAAGCTCGTGATCCTGAAGCGACTACTTTGCAATCTCTCCTCAAGCGAATCAAAACCGAAGTCGAGCAGGGCAGGGGAGTCCGTTCGATCCCTCTTTCGCAAGCAGAAAGTGCACGCCTCAAATCATTTCGACTTTTAACTGCCAAAGCTATGCTGTGTGTGCTCAATGTGTCAGAAACAAAACTTGACAAAACAGGGGAGCGAATCAAGGAATTGATTGAGGCCGAGCCGAGCTTATTTGCCAGCACACCATTGGTTCCAATCTCGGCCAAGATCGAAGCCGAACTCTCAACGCTGAACGAAAACGAACAGATTGAATATCTAGCCAGTCTCGGCTTCAAGGAACGAGGCTTGGATCGCCTAATCCGTGAGGCCTTTGCCCTGCTCGGCTTAATCACCTACTTTACGGCCGGACCGAAAGAAGTGCGAGCCTGGACAATCCAGCGAGACGCAACCGCGCCTCAAGCGGCTGGGGTGATTCATACTGATTTCGAACGCGGTTTCATCAAAGCCGAGGTGATTAGTTGTGCCGACTTTCTCACCTACCACGGCAAGGATGGCGCCCAAAGCGCCGGTAAATTGCGACAAGAGGGCCGAGACTATGTGGTTGCCGATGGCGATGTCATTGAGTTTAGATTCAATGTCTAA
- a CDS encoding tyrosine-type recombinase/integrase, producing the protein MQLSQAIRRFLEDCELAQGLAPRTIENYEHYLGRFLDFTHNINVGALTDEHVRTYRLKLNERELSRATQNYHLVALRALLGWLAKQNIRTLSSERIDLPGAETIEVNFLDREHLAKLLAAPNLRVQKGKRDQAILETLFSTGLRVAELVRLDRQEVENREEVSVVGKGRKRRVVFLSPGAQSAIKTYVAARTDDDPALFVRIKRNGESGGRLTPRTIQRLIQGYAAQAGLAEHVTPHTLRHSFGTDLLRSGADLRSVQALLGHSSVATTQRYTHLTDQHLHEVHKAFHGRKRINSK; encoded by the coding sequence ATGCAACTTTCTCAAGCAATTCGACGTTTTTTAGAAGATTGCGAACTCGCACAAGGCCTAGCACCGCGAACAATTGAAAACTATGAGCACTATTTAGGCCGTTTTCTAGACTTCACACATAACATAAATGTCGGCGCACTCACCGACGAGCATGTTCGAACCTATCGGCTAAAATTAAACGAACGTGAATTGAGTCGCGCGACACAGAATTACCACCTCGTTGCCCTAAGAGCGCTCTTGGGTTGGCTGGCAAAACAAAATATCCGAACTCTTTCAAGCGAAAGAATTGACCTACCGGGCGCCGAAACGATTGAAGTAAATTTTTTGGACAGAGAGCATCTCGCCAAACTCTTAGCCGCGCCTAATCTTCGCGTCCAAAAAGGAAAGAGAGACCAAGCGATTCTGGAGACGCTCTTTTCAACCGGTTTGCGTGTGGCCGAACTCGTGCGGCTCGACCGCCAAGAAGTGGAAAATAGGGAAGAGGTGAGTGTGGTGGGGAAGGGCAGAAAACGCCGAGTCGTCTTTCTCTCTCCTGGCGCTCAAAGCGCCATTAAAACATATGTCGCCGCGCGAACAGATGATGATCCGGCGCTTTTTGTAAGGATCAAGCGGAACGGAGAAAGCGGGGGGCGACTCACTCCAAGAACTATCCAGCGTTTAATTCAAGGCTACGCGGCCCAAGCCGGTTTGGCTGAACACGTTACTCCGCATACATTGCGCCATTCTTTCGGAACAGATTTACTCCGATCCGGGGCTGATTTGAGATCAGTCCAGGCGCTACTGGGTCATTCCTCGGTGGCCACAACTCAGCGGTACACTCATCTCACCGATCAGCATCTCCACGAGGTCCACAAAGCTTTCCATGGTCGGAAAAGGATAAACAGTAAGTAA
- a CDS encoding phosphatase PAP2 family protein, with translation MLNFLLAVDQLDRSLLKNVNSLVGISSALDLVLRVIAEWFIYLTPLLLLGAWFWLRFSARSQNWLTDRIRLVEFTAAGLLAWQILSRIIKAFYFRERPISAGNGVKEVFFHRPDESFPSDHAAFLFALTAYAYLLGWRRVGHALLLVSLLISSARIITGTHWFSDILAGTLLGIASAFLLWKFRVQFRHYFAAPVTRLINNLGL, from the coding sequence ATGTTGAATTTTTTACTTGCGGTCGACCAACTCGACCGATCTTTACTTAAAAACGTCAATAGTTTGGTTGGCATTTCGTCGGCCCTCGATCTTGTTTTGCGCGTGATAGCTGAATGGTTTATTTACCTTACGCCGCTTCTGCTCCTTGGCGCGTGGTTTTGGCTTCGTTTTAGCGCCCGCTCTCAAAATTGGCTGACAGATCGCATTCGACTCGTTGAGTTCACAGCCGCCGGACTGCTCGCCTGGCAGATTTTGAGCCGGATTATTAAGGCATTTTACTTTAGAGAGCGCCCCATCTCGGCTGGCAATGGCGTCAAGGAAGTTTTTTTTCATCGCCCCGATGAATCTTTTCCTTCTGATCATGCGGCCTTCCTATTTGCGCTCACTGCTTACGCCTATCTTCTTGGTTGGCGTCGCGTCGGTCACGCGCTTTTACTGGTTAGCCTTTTGATCTCTTCTGCTAGGATTATCACGGGCACTCATTGGTTTAGCGATATTCTAGCGGGGACGCTCCTCGGCATCGCAAGCGCGTTTTTGCTCTGGAAATTTAGGGTTCAATTCAGACATTACTTTGCCGCACCCGTTACACGCTTAATAAATAATTTAGGGCTCTAA
- a CDS encoding VTT domain-containing protein — protein MFDFELTELIKTVGLLGVFGIVFAESGLLIGFFLPGDSLLFTAGFLASQGYLNLSLLIVGSFVAAVIGDSVGYAFGKNIGPALFKRANSRWFKQEHLIRAREFYAKYGGRTIVLARFIPFIRTFAPIVAGISEMGYQTFILYNLIGGALWAVGVPFLGYFLGSIIPNVDQLLLPIIATIILVSILPPIVEYMRRRKKG, from the coding sequence ATGTTTGATTTTGAACTTACTGAACTCATTAAAACAGTCGGACTCCTGGGTGTTTTTGGGATCGTTTTTGCCGAATCGGGCTTATTGATAGGTTTTTTCCTACCCGGTGATAGCTTGCTTTTTACAGCTGGTTTTTTAGCCTCGCAAGGTTATTTAAATCTTAGCCTCTTGATCGTCGGCAGTTTTGTGGCGGCAGTGATTGGCGATAGCGTCGGCTACGCCTTTGGCAAAAACATCGGCCCAGCGCTTTTTAAGCGCGCCAATAGTCGCTGGTTTAAGCAGGAGCATTTAATTCGCGCTCGTGAGTTCTATGCTAAGTACGGCGGTCGGACGATCGTGCTGGCCAGATTTATACCTTTCATTCGAACATTTGCCCCGATCGTGGCAGGGATCAGCGAGATGGGTTATCAAACTTTCATCTTGTATAATCTTATTGGCGGAGCGCTCTGGGCAGTTGGCGTGCCGTTTTTGGGCTATTTTTTAGGGAGTATCATACCGAATGTGGATCAATTGCTTTTGCCAATTATCGCAACTATTATCTTAGTTTCTATTCTGCCACCAATCGTAGAATATATGAGACGTCGCAAGAAAGGCTGA